In Gammaproteobacteria bacterium, one DNA window encodes the following:
- a CDS encoding (Fe-S)-binding protein — translation MEKKLLSKHSKDLIVEESNQCVSCGLCLPHCPTYRVLKSEADSPRGRIALMNGVANERIPLNARFVQHMDRCLTCRACEAVCPNQVSYGRLIDEARALIANQPESVVTIRKSTVRSLLDRLLLMQPTRLDRLRWLFYFLQKRKSLRWLRKSNFVEKNRLLKFIVQLPLVKFPYATAAEGKNAAGNFWQPVYPASGEVRGEVALFLGCVARVTDVATLNASIYVLNRLGYTVHVPLDQVCCGAIHQHSGDPEQANELARRNQSAFVKFSTIISTASGCGVQLLESCVASDQSHIVDISHFLMKAEGWEGIEIAPLPQKVLVHEPCSLRNVLRDHAYPYQLIARIPGAEAVPLAGNDQCCGAAGTYFIDQPEIADILLKDKIVAVQEGEAQCLLTSNIGCAMHMANGLYEQGMNIEVLHPVALLARQMGMK, via the coding sequence ATGGAGAAAAAATTGCTTTCAAAGCATTCCAAGGATTTGATTGTTGAAGAGTCGAATCAATGTGTTTCATGCGGTTTATGTTTGCCGCATTGCCCAACGTATCGAGTGCTGAAATCGGAAGCTGATTCTCCGCGTGGGCGTATCGCTTTGATGAATGGCGTCGCGAATGAGCGAATTCCATTGAATGCGCGATTTGTTCAGCATATGGATCGTTGTCTGACATGCAGGGCATGTGAAGCGGTTTGTCCCAATCAGGTTTCTTACGGACGGCTGATTGATGAAGCTCGCGCTTTAATTGCAAATCAGCCGGAATCAGTAGTAACTATCCGGAAATCAACTGTGCGAAGTTTGCTGGACAGGCTGCTACTTATGCAGCCTACTCGTCTGGATCGGTTGCGCTGGTTGTTTTACTTTCTACAAAAGCGAAAATCGCTGCGATGGCTACGAAAATCAAATTTTGTGGAAAAAAACAGATTGCTCAAATTTATTGTGCAGTTGCCATTGGTAAAGTTTCCCTATGCAACAGCTGCGGAAGGGAAAAATGCTGCGGGCAATTTTTGGCAGCCGGTTTATCCCGCGAGCGGCGAAGTGCGCGGTGAAGTTGCTTTGTTTTTGGGATGTGTGGCGCGCGTAACCGATGTGGCAACTTTGAATGCCAGTATTTATGTATTGAATCGGCTGGGTTACACGGTTCATGTTCCACTAGACCAAGTGTGCTGCGGTGCTATCCACCAGCATAGCGGCGATCCTGAGCAGGCGAATGAGCTGGCGCGGCGGAATCAATCGGCATTTGTTAAGTTCAGCACGATTATCAGCACCGCATCGGGGTGTGGTGTGCAATTACTTGAATCCTGTGTTGCTAGTGATCAGTCGCATATTGTAGATATCAGTCATTTTTTGATGAAGGCTGAAGGATGGGAAGGCATTGAAATTGCGCCATTGCCGCAAAAAGTTTTGGTGCATGAGCCGTGTAGTTTGCGGAATGTGTTGCGTGATCATGCATATCCTTACCAATTGATTGCCCGGATACCCGGTGCGGAAGCCGTGCCTTTGGCGGGTAATGATCAATGTTGCGGTGCTGCGGGGACTTATTTCATCGATCAACCCGAAATCGCGGATATATTGTTGAAGGACAAGATAGTCGCGGTGCAGGAAGGCGAGGCTCAGTGCCTGCTGACCTCCAATATCGGTTGTGCCATGCACATGGCCAATGGATTGTACGAGCAAGGAATGAACATCGAAGTGCTGCATCCGGTCGCATTGCTGGCCAGACAAATGGGGATGAAATGA
- the coq7 gene encoding 2-polyprenyl-3-methyl-6-methoxy-1,4-benzoquinone monooxygenase, whose protein sequence is MITIDKLIIGFDSALRTLLTPAQTVRPVPGNELPEAEMTDAEKRLSCALMRVNHVGEVCAQALYQGQGLTARNETVQQTLMQAAREETEHLAWTERRIAELGGHKSLLNPLWYGGSFAIGVVAGMLGDKWNLGFLAETEHQVGAHLAGHLERLPNHDEKSRAIVTQMKVDEASHATMALSYGGAELPLPVKLTMKLGSKVMTHTAYWV, encoded by the coding sequence ATGATTACGATCGATAAGCTTATCATTGGGTTTGACAGTGCCTTGCGCACGCTACTGACACCGGCGCAGACAGTGCGGCCTGTACCTGGCAATGAATTGCCGGAAGCCGAGATGACGGATGCGGAAAAACGTTTGTCTTGTGCGTTGATGCGGGTAAATCATGTCGGCGAAGTATGCGCGCAAGCATTGTATCAGGGGCAAGGACTAACGGCGCGCAACGAAACAGTGCAGCAAACGCTGATGCAGGCCGCGCGCGAGGAAACGGAACATTTGGCTTGGACGGAGCGCCGTATCGCTGAGCTGGGCGGGCATAAAAGCTTGCTGAATCCGCTCTGGTACGGCGGATCTTTTGCCATCGGGGTCGTGGCGGGCATGCTGGGAGATAAGTGGAATCTGGGCTTTCTGGCCGAGACGGAGCACCAGGTCGGTGCGCATCTGGCCGGGCACTTGGAACGCTTACCCAATCACGACGAAAAAAGCCGTGCCATCGTGACGCAAATGAAAGTCGATGAAGCCAGTCATGCGACCATGGCATTGTCATACGGCGGCGCAGAGCTGCCGTTGCCGGTGAAGTTAACCATGAAACTTGGATCGAAAGTAATGACTCATACCGCATACTGGGTTTAA
- the ruvX gene encoding Holliday junction resolvase RuvX codes for MPNHSSVSENHSLEQLQTGAVLAFDFGKKRIGVAVGNTAVKVAHPLATVDSEVTERRFVLIGQLIETWQPVLLIVGLPLHSDGTAHELTQLSQRFARRLSGRFNIKVIMKDERYTSEIASVTLREAGIAGRKQKAVLDQIAAQQILQSFFDEPHATT; via the coding sequence ATGCCTAATCATTCATCAGTATCGGAAAACCACTCATTAGAACAGCTTCAAACGGGGGCTGTTTTAGCTTTTGATTTTGGAAAAAAACGCATCGGCGTGGCTGTGGGTAATACGGCTGTGAAGGTGGCGCACCCACTGGCAACGGTGGATAGCGAAGTGACGGAGCGGCGTTTCGTGCTGATCGGACAGTTGATCGAAACCTGGCAACCGGTTTTGCTGATTGTGGGGTTGCCGTTGCACAGCGACGGAACGGCGCATGAATTGACGCAATTAAGCCAACGTTTCGCGCGGCGGCTATCCGGCCGTTTTAATATCAAAGTGATCATGAAAGATGAACGCTATACCAGTGAAATAGCCAGCGTAACGTTACGCGAAGCCGGCATCGCCGGAAGAAAACAAAAAGCGGTATTGGATCAGATCGCTGCACAACAAATTCTGCAATCATTTTTTGACGAGCCGCATGCCACTACCTGA
- a CDS encoding YqgE/AlgH family protein codes for MKSINLTHHFLIAMPTMADSVFSKTLTYICEHNEQGALGLVINRPTDLTIVNLFKQLGIPPTDSLVESMPVLFGGPVQLDCGFVLHQPIGKWQSTLTVNGEVGLTTSLDILKAIANAEGPNQVLIAMGYAGWAAGQIEHELAQNAWLTVPASTAVIFDMPTEERLPAAMQLLGIHDANLSNEVGHA; via the coding sequence ATGAAAAGTATCAATCTGACACATCATTTTCTGATTGCAATGCCGACAATGGCAGATTCTGTCTTTTCCAAGACACTGACGTACATATGTGAACATAACGAGCAAGGCGCGCTCGGACTCGTCATCAACCGGCCTACCGATCTGACAATAGTAAATCTTTTCAAGCAATTGGGTATTCCACCGACTGATTCTCTCGTGGAGTCAATGCCTGTGCTGTTTGGCGGGCCGGTGCAGCTGGATTGCGGATTCGTGCTGCATCAACCGATCGGCAAGTGGCAATCCACGCTGACCGTGAACGGGGAGGTGGGGCTGACCACTTCATTGGATATTTTAAAAGCCATTGCCAACGCCGAAGGACCGAATCAAGTTTTGATCGCGATGGGGTATGCGGGTTGGGCTGCGGGGCAAATTGAGCACGAATTGGCGCAGAATGCATGGCTGACGGTGCCGGCTTCAACCGCTGTGATATTCGATATGCCCACGGAAGAAAGACTCCCGGCTGCCATGCAGCTGCTGGGGATTCACGATGCCAATCTTTCCAATGAAGTAGGGCATGCCTAA
- the rpsP gene encoding 30S ribosomal protein S16, which yields MVIIRLARGGAKKRPFFNMVVANSRYARDGRFIERVGFYNPRAAEGEEALRVQLDRVAYWQSKGAQLSSTATRLIKQFSTNKAASANS from the coding sequence ATGGTTATTATCCGATTAGCAAGAGGGGGAGCAAAAAAGCGCCCGTTTTTTAATATGGTTGTAGCGAATTCGCGCTATGCCCGCGATGGCCGGTTTATTGAGCGCGTCGGTTTTTATAATCCACGTGCCGCTGAAGGTGAAGAAGCGCTGCGCGTTCAATTAGACCGGGTTGCCTACTGGCAATCCAAAGGCGCTCAGCTATCGTCCACAGCAACCCGGCTGATCAAACAGTTTTCTACCAATAAAGCAGCATCTGCAAATAG